The genomic interval AGCCAGTGTAAGGTCAAAGTCATAATTTGCAGCTTACAATGGCTTCTTCTCCTTGCTTCTGCGGGCAATAGAATAAAAAGGAAGTAATGATAAAGCAAGTAAAGTGTATACAGAGGCCAGCTAATGCTTTGCCCAGTTGTGTGGGTCTGTTCCTCTTGGTTCTGcatcaggtgatttttttttaacattctttatttatttatttatttattatataaaagaacaaacatgcaaatgaaagaaaaaaacccaaaaacagttACATAACAAATTGAAAATAGAAACAGTGCCATGTTAATTACAATGTCAAGGGTTACAGACAAagcataataaattaaataggtACAGAAAAGGCATATACAGCAGAGAGAACCAGGGACACAGTAGCAGCAGTCACGCAAATAAAATTTATCACACACAGTATTTTAGcctgacaccttttttttttttcccccagagtGGAAAGAAATCAGGGATTACCCAGAGTATGACATCACTTATTAAATGATAAACACCTTGCACAATCTTGCGATTCCAAGAGCTCCTTCCAATAAAACCAAACTTGTTCAAATTTTTCTGAAGAATCGTGAAGGCTGGCTGTTAAATCCTCCATTAGCataatatcattaataattttaaaccatTGTGAGACTGGGGGACACTGAGTTGACCTCCAGTTTTGCAGGATACAGAGTTTCGCTGCATTCAACAGGTGGCTCACTACCAGTTTTATGGAACCTATTAGAAAAGGAGCTGTGTTGGAGCAAGAAAAAGGAGGGATCTTCAGGTacattataatcattttttttgtcccAAAAGGGTCATAGAACCGGGCAGAACCAGAAAATATGAATAAGCGTACCTTCCCCCACCTCACATCGCCAGCATCGATCAGAGACCGAGGGATAGAAACTATGTAGCTGAACAGGGGTACGATACCACCTGGAAAGAATGTTATAGTTCAGCTCCTGAAATGTGTTGCTAACCGAGGTGTGGTGAGTTAACCAGACTACTTTTTGTCTTTGCTCCATGGTGAGCATAACATCTAAGTCTCTCTCCCAAAGTAGCAAGTACGAAGGGGCCCTATCAGTCAGTGGAGAGTTGAGCAGAGCATATAGGTTCGGGAGCAAATGCCTATCCGTACCTGCTCTCGTTTATATAGCCTCGAAGGGGGTTAGTGGTCTAGTAAATTCCAAAGACTGTGGTAGGGAGTATAAAAAATCAACCAGTCCTGCCAAATCAGCTAAACAAAACCATGAGTCACCCTGCAGACAGTTTACTGCCCTAAAGAAGCCAATTTTCCTGAGATGGATAAAATATGGGTACTCTGTACCTGGCACGAATGCTAGGTTATCAAGGACTGGATACAGCCGGGAGGGTGAAGGAGCCGTATTGGGACGGGGGAACATTCTAGAGCACACTTTCAAAGTAGGCCCTATCAAAGGATGCTGTTTAAGTTGCACAGTGAGGTAACCCTCCAACCATGGTGCCGAGGACAAACTTTGTCCTCCAAACAGCTGCTCCAGGCCCACCCATTGTTTAGAGGTACCATTTCTGGCCCAATCAACCGCCCTGACCAGGTGTGCTGCCATATAGTATTTGGAGAGATCCAGGACTCCCAGGCCCCCTGTAGCTTTGGATTGAAAGAGTAAGAGTTACGGTTCAATCTAGGTCTCCTATCACCCAATATAAACTGGAAACGTACCATATTTATACAGTCAAAGAAGGACTTCGGGAGCCAAATCGACAAGGTCTGAAATAAATAGAGAAATCTTGGCAAAACATTCATCTTGCTCACCTGCATTCTCCCAAACCAGGATAGGGGTAAGGATTTCTATTTTAACAGATCAGATTTTATCCGTTGGAACAGTGGTGGGAAAATTCAGTGTAAAAATTTCTGACAAATCCCTAGATAGAAAGGTACTGAGATATTTCAATCCATTCAAGGCCCATCTAATGGGATAATTTTCCTCGAGTAATTCCTTTTGATTTGGAGGCAGGAGTTAAATTCAGTGCTTCCGACTTGctataattgatttaaaaaatcgACAGGGTTCCATATATAGACAGTTCCTTCATTAAGTTTGGGAGAGACGTAACCGGGTTAGACATAACAAATAGAAGATCGTCCGCAAAGGCAGCGATTTTGTACAATCGTTTACCCATTTCTAAACCTGGGTTGGCCCTTATAGCCCTCAACAGATGTTCTAATGTCAAGATGAAAATGAGCGGGGAAAGGGGGCAGCCCTGCCGAGTACCGCTTGATATGGGTAAATAATTAGAGTGAGTTCCAACAACCCTGATTGCTGCCTTGAGGCGGGAATAGATAGATCTAATCCAGGTTAGAATTTTAGATCCCAGTCCAAAGTGCATCAAGGTCTGGTCCTTTTTACTCTAAACTCTCTAGCTTCCCTGAATGGCACAAACCCCAATTCGCCAATGATCCTCTGTAGTCTCGTTGCCAAaatttttgtgaacaattttagATCCTGGTTGAGCAAGGATATTGGTCTATAgctggagcagctgactgggtcCTTGCCCCCCTTCGGAATCACCGTAATATGTGCTCTCAGAGAGTCTGGGTAAAAAGGAGCCCCTCTCAAGAgggctttaaaaatattgtggGGCACTAATGTCTCCTTGAATTGTTTATAATATGCTAAAGAGAAACCATCAGGTTCAGGAGCTTTACCCGCTGGCATACTAGCTATCGCCTATAAAATTTCCTTGCCACTAATATCGGATTCTAAAatttcgattttttttttaacctggtatCTTTTAACACCAGAGTGATCAATAATAAGAGGAACAAAAGTACGCTCCCTCCCTGTCCCCGCAATTCTCTCGCTAAAATACAGCTGCacttatttttgtattcataatAGGATCTTCTACATTTGGCCTAGGGTAGCTTTGGCTTTATTGAGACACAGCAGGGATAGCTGGGTTTTTAGGGAGATCAACTTTTGAGTCAAGTCCCCTATGACATCCCATTTATGCTTCTTTTCCAATAACCCAAGATTCCCTTGAATGAGTTTCAAAATCTCCTGTTGTCTAGCCCTTTTAAGTCTCCCTCCGTGCTTTATTAAATGACCTCGAATTACAGCCTCATGGGCCTCCCATACTACCAGAGGGCTACTTTCTTGTGTATAGTTAATGGCAAAATAGTTGCACAATTCCCGTTCTGTTTCCTTAACACTACTAAATCTTTCAAGAGATTTCATTCAGCCTCCAGTTCCAGAACCTGGGCCTTTCATGCATGAGTTGAATATTTAATATCACTGATGAATGGTCCGAAAGGAACATTTCACCTATAGGGCACCCCTTAACCCTATGAAAATCAGCCTGGCGGACCCAGAAGTTGTCGATTCTGGAATAAGTCTGATGAGGGTgagagaaaaaaagtatagtCCCTCTCATGAGGGTTAGGAATGCACCAGGCATCTAGAAGCTGGTGGCTGAGAAAACATCTTTAGGCCTCTTTCCCCCTCTAGGAACGCCACTAGAATCATCCCTTGTCGAGTCAAGTGATGGCTCTGGGGTAAAATTAAAGTCCCCTCCCAGAACTAGGGTGCCTTCTCTAAATTCCTCTAGGTGCTCCAAAATAGATTTCAGAAAGGGTTCCTGATTGGTTAAGGGCATATAAATAGTTGCCAGGGTAACCGCTTGCTCTCCCACTGTCCCTTTTACACAGAGGTAACGTCCTTCACCATCTCTATATATTGCACTCAGATTCCAGGGGATAGAGGAAGAGATCAAGATGGATACTCCCCATTTCGTAGCATCAGGGGCACATGAGTAATaaccaataaaataatacctattGCGCAAGGAAGGCATGTTACCTTCtttgaaatgtgtttcttgcaaAAAGGCTACTTGGGCTTTCAAACTATACAATCTTGCTAGAACTGCTGTATGCTTTTCTGGAACATTTAACCCTTTTACATTGAGAGACAATACTTTGGTAGTCTTCATTAACGGAGACAGAGGCAGGCATGAAACAACTCTGAGATTAAAACTGgtctaaaataaaaatccaataacaacaaaaaggagaaaaacttTTTCCAACCTACCACCTTCAGGCGAACAGTAACCCTGAAGGTTGGATAAGTGGGTGGATGGGTTAAATTTAGGGAAGGGTGGATGGGTTAAATTTAGGGAAGGGTGGGTGGGTGGAGAATAAGGCAGGGTTAGAAATAGCTAAAAAGTCTGGTCAGACGCAGAAACTGCACTGTTGTACCTAATTGGGGCAATGTGGACAACCAATGGCAGGGCTCCCGCCCCAGCTGCAATGGCACATTTAGAGAACATACTTGAAAGGGGTACCGGCAAAGGCTATAAATTCATTTCAGGATGGGTGGGTAAATTTCCACTCCTCCCTGAAACATTAAGGCATACTACAGACACTTGTAAACAAAGTTGAATGGCAATTTGGCATAGTAGCCCCtcttaaccacccgggcggttagcccgacttTGGTACGGGGTAATTAAACTTGCTACCATCGTGAACACCGAACCAAggttggggtagctaaaaatataaacaagcgtgacattgcaatccgattgtcatacaatcaatgtatgacaatcagattacaactgaaaaaaaaatacttaccctgtccccgcagctcctccggacacatctgtcctcttctttcttcatccggcgtgtgcagtgacgatctctggggtttacaatacaaatacaaagaaatttctaatacaaagaaatctttatataatatatatataattgtattatatatataatataaaagctactgcacaggtacattacattatacctttttttttttctaaaatttttttttatgttttataaaaaaaaattttgcttttggtacagaaatccagacatcagtgaaacgcccatgtgtataataaacaaaGAGAACAATAACAAACATTCAAAGAAGCAATGAACAAAACATTTCCAGACCGGGTCTATGGACCCATCAGCTTAGAAATACTGAATCAGAGAGGTAGCATTACCATTATGACACTATTATGACATTATAACACTCCTATAAAGTCCTATAGAGTCCTATAAAGTGCAAACACTTTAGGCAATAGCATCATACACGACCTCATCCATCTCAGGACTATCAACGCTGAACAGTCTGAGGGGGGGAGTCTCCTTAAGGCCGCGCGCATTTTTTGTTAGAGAGTCGCCACAGATTAACTGGTGGATCCGGCACTGTAGGGATGAATGAAGGCCAATCCTGGATGTCAATCTCCGTCAGGTTAAAGACATCCAATAAATCAGGAAGATCAGCAGACGATCTCAAGGTAGCTGAGGGGCCATCTTTAAAAGCAACAAGGTGAAAGGGGAACCCCCAACGATATTGGATGTTTTGAGAACGGAGCCCCTCTAGTAGTGGCTTTCATGATCTCCGTTGAGCCAACGTGCATCTGGACAAATCCTGAAGAAGCATCACTGGGGTGTCATCAAAAAAGATTCCTCTTGGTCTTGAGCCCGTTTTTATTATTTCAACTTTAACTTTATAGGCATGTGCACGACATATCATATTCCTCGGGTGCCTGGGCTCTGAGGACTTGAGACCAATGTGCCTGTGGATACGGTCAATTTCCAACAGGGTGTCCTAAGGCTTATCTAGCACTGCATTTAATAAGGCTAAAGCTAAGGCTGTAACTGTGCTTCCTACCCAAGCATCAGCCTCAGCCACGTCCCCTGCATCAGATGATTTAAACTGTCAATGGCTGGCAGTTTAGGGACTCCAAGGGGAAAGGGAGACTACAACGTAAAAAGGGTACTAATATCATATGGGAAAGAGGGACTGCAATATTAAGGGGGAAAGAGGGACTCTGATGTGAAAGGGAGCTAATAATTAGGGTTTATGTTGATGCCTATAGAAAACAAGATACATATGTAAGCTGCCCTATGTAATGGTTTCCTCTAAAGATTCAAATTGCCTGGCTGCCATGATGAAATAGCTTTAATACTGTCAGTGTAACTgactagaacaagtatgcagataaattCACTGTCAATTTAGGCTGtgcacttgttttttaaatagcagAGCATGATGTAGATAGAAAGCAAGATGTGTTCTTAAAACAAGAAGCCAAGGTGTACTCTTTATTATTgccttttttattacctttttttttgttatttaatatccCCTTAATAGATTGATACTGTCCATGGGTACAGAACAAGGAATCATTGTTACTATTCTTGGAGTGATTTCAGTGGAAGACATTAAAGCTTTGCCTTTTCATGGTTGGGTGGCTCTAGTATGTGATCATCTGTTTCTCCTCTGTTATCCTGGGGAATTCAATACATGCCGTACATTGACGGGCTCACCAGAAATTAGATATGTCCACAAATACTTCCCATGTTTGCAAAGCTAACACAGATCTTGGTTCTTTAATAATAGAACCAGTGCTTTATTATActacagattaaaaaaaggcaaacagtTCCTAAAtcaaacactgtaaaaaaaagttattttgttataattttactaaaatatacaaatgaaacatATATATGTCTTACATTCTAGTGCTAAACagtatataaactatatttaatattcatgtaaacTGAGAGGCTGCACCAAACATAGATCCCCCGCAACTCTAAGGCATCAAACAGGCAGATTGAGAGGCTTTTTTTCGCAGACTGATCAGGTCAGGGGATTAATCAATTTTATTAGCAGTTCAGCCTTAACATTAAACTGTATATTGATCTTTAAAATAAGTGTTTTCCCTGCGGACCTCCCAGAAGTCTATTAGTTACTCTACACTCTCGTCTACCTTGCTTAGTTCTCAAATATACAGTAGCTGTGCTTTTGGCTAGCAAGTCACCCCAGGTAAAAGATTTGGTACTGCTAATGCTAACAGCTAAGGTGATTTTGTAGTGTGAGTAGTGAGAAGGCTTAAAAACACATGAACATTTTATTAGGGTATTCCTATTGTCTGTTACcattttattggaatattatgaGCACCTAGGTGTTTAAATAGTTGTATAAACCTCAGTGTGTATACCACATTATATTCAGTCTCTTATAGAGAAATCTGTGTACAATATGAATTCTGAACAGACAGCGGTAGACAGTatagctcaagcgtcatcatGTAACCACATTGCTCCCCCCAGGGGTAGAAGAACATTATCAGGAAGCAAAAAACTACAATACCTTTTATGTACCCGAAACACACGTTTTTTAGGCATTCTTTTAGACTAGTATCACATGTctgtgttatataaaaaaattcaaagtacCTTCATATCAACTAATGGGTCTCCACGCAGTAGTGTCCATTCATAGCGAACTATGGCATGATCATCAGTGCTTTCCCGTCCATCGAGTATGACCCAGTCAACAGGCAGCTGAAGTACCACATCTTGTCCAGCATTGCTGATAGGTGGTTTGTCACTCTCTGCTTTGACTGAAATGATATCAACATGGCaaagttaacatttatttaaGTTGAACAAAAGACAAATGTCAATCAAAGGAAACTTCTTTACAGAGAGAATGAAGGGAAGTTGTACCCAAAAAAAGCAGACAGAGGACTGGGGGGCTCTTCACCCTAATTCCCTAAATCTCCCTACGGTCAatctttccccattactgaccCACAGTGCCTTGTTCTGTCAATAAATGGGGAGACAAACATCTTAGTAGCGGCAGGACTTTTTGCTTCCTTGTGTCAGAGCCCCAAGCAAAGAGAACAGTAACCAGAACAGTAGTGACGTCACTGTTGTATACTCCAAATCTCATTATtctagcagtcagaggcagcagtgcctgaAGCTCTGTACAGATGGCCGATGATTGTCACTGAAATCAATCTTTCaagaacaaaaattttttttgtatgcacaGCGCTGTTTTGTTCTAAACAGGAAGAGGGAGGTTAAGGGAGCAGCACTCCAAggtgctctcctctataggatCGAATTCCATTAATTCCTGATAGGTCATTCATCATTCTGCCTCTGTGAATTAATGAATGAGCTTGGGGGACcactatacacatgtcagattttctccTGATATGAGCTTGACTGTTCATCTTAGGTGACAATCATCAGGTATGTATGCAGGTAGCTTTAGACCACACATTGCAGATATATGCCTGTGAGGGAGCCTATGCACATGTACATACCAGGAAGGGTACTGCCAGATTTCAAgagaaactggagaaaaaaaaaaatactttacagggTACTGTTTAGACAAAAGTTAAATTTCTGCATCGCCTTTATCataacaaattttcattttttgagtTCAGTTCAGTAAAAATTCTGCATGAACTACCAGGTACAAAACAGTAACATTTCCAACCAAAAACATGGCAGCCCATTCCATTCCGCTCTATGGTAAGGGAGGGGGGTGAGCAGGAGAAGTAAAGTAGACTGCAGCTGAGATGACTGTAGCTTCAGCTGTCTGTCccattagagcagtgtttctcaaccagagttacattgaaccccagggttcctccagaggttgctaggggttccctgagcagtttttgcctctcaagtcagtttaagtgacaccaatgatctttttggctttctataaggatgacattcttcccattggccagcaatgtaaggtacattctgaccaccacactaatcttCTGTGAGctattaatatagtaatatagctgaggttccctaggacctgaaagttatttcactaTGTTAAATTAGACAGATCACCAAAGATCTCTGAAAGGACAATTGGATGATtaaaatctgaagtgtgtatggATGTATAATTATATTTCTCAGTTGTTCAAGTATCCCCAATAGAAGTAACAAAGAAATAGTTGTTGCCATATTTCACCAcattcttttttctcctttcttaaaatacatttatcccTATAATATCTTTCTACACTCCTCATTAAACCAATGaagtttaattaatatttttctggATCAGCAACCTAGATAAGTATAATTTATTCCCATATAAAGAAAGGCTGCTTGTTAGTCAAATCATCATGTAAAAGATTGAAGCACTGCTTTGTGCTTTTCCAGTAAAATACAGTAAGCATATTGAAAGCATATTTGTGTTCTGACTCTGTATGCATATAATACAGTGGTGTGATATGTGTGGGGTATATAACCATCTGCTATGCCATCTGGAATGTTAAACATATCATGGCACTGTCAATTATTAACGTAGAGCTAGGGAGATATTCTCCTACATTATGTCTGTTTGTGTGTCATGTGGGTGCGTTCACAAAAATGGAAAATCTAGAAagttatactatactataagGGGTGAACATTGTAATTTAAGATACACCTACagtgaatgttttgtgaatgtcacattctctttactgttataaaaaatatacccCTATCTGTTCAAAACCTTGGAAGTTCATGTTTAAAGTTACATTTACCGATCAGATCATAGTTACCCAACATATGATATTATCAGCGGTCcccctgatgtcattcatcaatctgccatgtcTGATTAAAAATGACCAATCAGGAACAACCTCTTTGCAtttggggtgctgctcacttgccCATTTCCCAGGCTTCTCTCCataggcactgtgtgtacagcactcatttatctgtcactggagacaatcacaaaaaaaaatttccagcaacaatcatctcaCATCTACCAGACATCTGCATGCTGCGTTAGATATGTAACAAATCAGCAGCCATCACTCATCATTCTCCATCAAGGCCCTCCACATCTGCCTATAACTGCACCTTTTCCTATGAGATGACAGCTTTGACCAATTGAATTCTCCACCTTCACCAAAGGCACTATTTACTAATCCGCTCATTCAAGAAGTTCAAAGAACAGGAGCAACAAATGTTTGATCCAAGAGATACCATCCAAGGCATTGGTGGTTCCTGGTGGTTGGCACCTTTCCAGACACTGCTCTAGTTCTTCATGATCTGGTATTTCAACACTTACAGTGGGCAGTACAGAACTGGTCATTACATCTCCTAATCATTCTCTATGGATGGCCATGGGTAGGATTCTAGGATCCCAACCATGGGAATGGTTCACCACCTGTCTGAACTACCCTACCTCAGTGTATAATATCTAGTTGTCATTATTGAGTTGTCGCTGGGTTGCCACCACCATATCACTGCTGGAAACTATTCAGTGATCATTTTTCACCGCAATTCACTGCTGTACTTTCATTAATTGTGGTTTTGTACACATGACAACAAATATCATATATActacacaaatattatatataggtaaataGTATACCTATGACAGAGATCATTTCCTCCTCTTGTCAGTACAAGCAATGATGGGACAACTCACCGATGGTGACAATTCCTAATCTTTGTGTGCTAATTGTTGGAGATTCTCCCCCACCATATCTATCCCACTATATCTTCATGGTGATCTATTTACCTAGAAATCTCAGTAATTGCAGGGAATTATCAATAAAGAATAACTCGGATAGATGGGAGGGATTGTTGTGGTGAGGGGTAAATCCTCCTGAATGTTGGGGAAATCTTCCATGGGGCACACAGGACAATGTGTATAAAGCTCCCTACAGACACCAGATTCCATTTATTATGGCAATTGGTGAAAACATTGTGTCAGGATGTGTGCGGGAGGAAAACAACAGAGAATGGGTGCACGGTGACTCCTGAGCGGCTTCTTGTCATGGATTCTCTGGAAGGGGAAACCATTCCAAAAGATGAATTTGGATTTCAACCATTTTAGGAGCTGGAAGGGAAGGGACTTCCCCAACATTAGGAGGATACTCTCTATGACAAGAAGGGGAATCCCTAACAGGTGACAGGAATACTGGGACCCCTTCCCTATGTACCCTAATACATGTTGCCTGTAGTATGAGGGCCCCAGTATGAGGGCCCCAGTATGGGTGCAGAGCTGCGGTTACCCCGGGTAGCAGAGGAGGCTCTGAGGGGGCTCCAGCCATCCCATGCTGAGGTGACATTGCGGCCACTCTGGGTGAAGCTGCTGTAGTCTCTATGAGGGGAGAAGTGGCAAACATTCTGCCCCCGGGGAGTACAATCAAACAGGAAACAGCTCAGGCCCCGGGCCGACCTCTCCACCACCGCCGCGGAACATGTTGGCGCCATGCAGCACACCTCCAGGCACTGCTTCCAGCTGAACACCTCAGGCGGAGCCTTCAGGAAGGTGGCCCCGGCTTCCAGGGAGTCCTTGGTACGGATGATGTAGTCCTCCAGCTGGTTGAAGTTGCACACATTCTCCCCCACATCCCCGGCAGGCCGGACGGCCACTTCCTGCAGCTGTTCCTGCATGTTCTTCTCCTCCGCCTCGGCACCTTCCCCGGCCTGCTCAGCATCCCTGCCATTACCGTGCTGCTTGTGTCTGTCCTTCCAGCCCTCCTCCTCCGGGTCCTGCTGGTGTCTCTGCTGCTGAAGCTGTTTGCGGAATTCTTCCAGCAGCTCTTCCACCCCGGAGATCTGGGATCTGAGATCTGTCAGCTGAGGGGCCGGGGAGCCCGGAGATGTCACCCTCCTGCCCTCCGCTATCTTACCGCACCAAAGCAGGCCGAACAGGCAGAAGCAGGAGACCAAAGGCCGGGCACCCAGCACCGGGTTGTGGTAGCCGGGGAAGGGGTAGATCATGCTGATGGCTGGTTATTGCCTCTCCTCCACACCGGGTATTATTGTGAGAGGGGTTCAGGGATCATTGTCCCCGGGGAACGATACGATCCCAGCTACAAAATAAACTGTGATCCGGGGAGCAACAGGGAGGTATCCAAGGCCGGAGCATGGCGCTCCTGTATCTGCTCTCCCCGCCTCTCTACCCCCACACAGGGAGATGGAAGGATGGGGGGTGAGCAGGTGCAATCATCAGCACCAGGATGGTGTGACAGCTCCCAGCCCCGCCCTCCTCCGTGACGTCACACCCAGGGATACGCAGGAGCCCATGTGATGACCACACCGATCTGTGCTGGGGAGCTCAATAATCAAACTTCCTATCAGTAACTGGGCAGAAATAATCTGATGCTGGCTCTATATTCAGGGATTAGGGGAAAGTTGTGTATTTAAGTAAGTGTGGTTTAAGATAATATTGAAGTGTTTAGCTTTACTGGGAACTAAAGTTTCAGGTAGATAATTCATTATTGACAATAGGGTCAGACAATTTGTCTTCTGCTATTATCCctcctatctgcctgatcactcctggaaaatgtccaaaaagctgcacagctcagcatGGATTGGCTGGATACTCAGCAATCCCATCTTCCCCTGCACATACCGGGACTGAACT from Pyxicephalus adspersus chromosome 4, UCB_Pads_2.0, whole genome shotgun sequence carries:
- the LRP11 gene encoding low-density lipoprotein receptor-related protein 11 (The sequence of the model RefSeq protein was modified relative to this genomic sequence to represent the inferred CDS: added 533 bases not found in genome assembly) — protein: MIYPFPGYHNPVLGARPLVSCFCLFGLLWCGKIAEGRRVTSPGSPAPQLTDLRSQISGVEELLEEFRKQLQQQRHQQDPEEEGWKDRHKQHGNGRDAEQAGEGAEAEEKNMQEQLQEVAVRPAGDVGENVCNFNQLEDYIIRTKDSLEAGATFLKAPPEVFSWKQCLEVCCMAPTCSAAVVERSARGLSCFLFDCTPRGQNVCHFSPHRDYSSFTQSGRNVTSAWDGWSPLRASSATRVKAESDKPPISNAGQDVVLQLPVDWVILDGRESTDDHAIVRYEWTLLRGDPLVDMKVTQPGTLKLSHLQEGVYTLQLTVTDTTGQKSSDNVSVSVIPAEHHVSASTTCSGACSRYQFICDDGCCIDITLACDRVVQCPDGSDEAFCQNFSSGRKTVIHINENTENHADTEIENRPSQENSRVSGKISVSMNKGKNQSLPQESHYNSMPNTGTMVHPTTTDPRGHLKVDPVSPNSDKDTEESNFFISKDIPQGSGHPAPETGAVLPLALGLAITSLLLLMVICRLRLVRQKLKNARPLTSEESDYLINGMYL